The genomic stretch CCACTCCCAGACGCACCGCGCCCGGCTCAATGACCACCCGACCCCGGCCCGGTCCGCACCGTGGAACCGGCACGCGAAAGCCCGCGGCGATTCGGCACCAGGTCTGGCCGTTTTCATCCGCGAACTGTCCGGCGTAGGAGTTGCTCAGGGGACGGGCGGCAAGGCGGCCGTCCTCCAGATAAATGACCTCGGGGCACAGAGCCGCGGCCTGGGATCGATTGTGAGTGCAGAGCACGATGGTGGTGTCGCCCCGGTCGCGCAGATCGGCCACGATCTGCTCGATGATGACCCGGTTCTGCGTGTCGACGCTGGCTGTAGGCTCGTCCAGAAGCAGAACCTTGGGACGACTGGCCAGGGCGCGGGCAATGGCCACGCGCTGCGTTTCTCCCCCGGACAGGCGCGGAGCATGGCTGTCGGCCAGATGGGCAAGGCCCACAAGGTCCAGGGCCTCGTGGACCAGATGTTCGCGTCGGCCCTTCTCCACCCCCCGGATGGCGAGCCCGTAGCCCACATTTTCGCGTACGCTTCGGCTGAACATGACCGGATGCTGCTCGACCAGGCCGACATTGCGGCGCAGGGAGCGAAGCGCGGTTTCTTTCCACACCACGGGCTTGCCCTCGAAGCGGATCTGCCCCTGATGCGGAGCATTCAAGAAGGAAAGGATGCCGAGCAGGGTCGACTTTCCGGCACCGTTGGGCCCTTGCAGGGAATAGGCCTCGCCCTCCTTGATACACAGCCCCGGCAGATCGAGCACTACCCGGCCGTCGTAGACAACGCGCACATCGTGCAGTTCGAAAAGACTCATCGCTGCGTCCTCCCCTGTGCGTAGCCCATCAGTACGTTGACGGCCAGGCTGATGGCCAGCAGCACAATGCCCAGCCCCAGGGCGAGGACGAATTCGCCCTTGTCGTATTCCAGGGCCATGGCCGTGGTCATGGTCCGGGTGAAACCCTTGGCGTTGCCGCCGAGCATCATGGAGATGCCTATCTCCGAAATGACCCGGCCAAAGGCGGCCACAATGGCGGCCATGATGCTGAAACGCGCCTCGCGCAGGATCACCAGCGCGACCTGCCATGGTGAAGCGCCCAGCGTCAGGGCCGTACGACGATAGCGGTCATCGATGCGGCCCACGGCGGCAATGGTGAAGGCAATGACAATGGGAGTAATGAGGATGATCTGACCGAAGATCATGGCCTTTTGCGTGTACAGCCAGCCAAGGGAGCCCAGAACACCGCGCCGCGAAAGCAGGGAATAGACCAAAAGGCCGATGACCACGGTGGGCAGGGCCAGCATGGTGTTGAAAAAGGTGATGACGGCCTGTTTGGCGCGAAAACGCCCGACCCCGATCAGAAATCCCGCAGGGACTCCAAGAATGCACGCGGCCGCCGTGGACCAGAAACTCACGTTCAGGGACACGCCGACGATATGAAGGAGTTCGGCATCGAACTCGAGCAGCAGCCTGAGCGCGGCCCAAAGACTGTCCAGAAAAAACATGCAGCCCCCGAATCAAGAAGGCGTTGAAAAAAAAAGGCCCGCTGTCGGAGCGGGCCGTCTCAAACCTCACGTTGAGCACCCCCGAGACTCAAAAAAACGGCTCGGGGTCGACTCTTCACATCCGCTCGAAGCTACTTTGCGTCCGGAAAGAAGAGCTGCTTGTCAAGGAGTTTGTAATCACCAATGACCTTCTGGCCGCGTTCGGAC from Desulfomicrobium macestii encodes the following:
- a CDS encoding energy-coupling factor ABC transporter ATP-binding protein encodes the protein MSLFELHDVRVVYDGRVVLDLPGLCIKEGEAYSLQGPNGAGKSTLLGILSFLNAPHQGQIRFEGKPVVWKETALRSLRRNVGLVEQHPVMFSRSVRENVGYGLAIRGVEKGRREHLVHEALDLVGLAHLADSHAPRLSGGETQRVAIARALASRPKVLLLDEPTASVDTQNRVIIEQIVADLRDRGDTTIVLCTHNRSQAAALCPEVIYLEDGRLAARPLSNSYAGQFADENGQTWCRIAAGFRVPVPRCGPGRGRVVIEPGAVRLGVAREPGPNRGILTRIRLEGEMVSLSVDLGRPLHVQMALKEFWGAGLEIGALVRVDIPSSAVECFLDCPGRMSETA
- a CDS encoding ABC transporter permease: MFFLDSLWAALRLLLEFDAELLHIVGVSLNVSFWSTAAACILGVPAGFLIGVGRFRAKQAVITFFNTMLALPTVVIGLLVYSLLSRRGVLGSLGWLYTQKAMIFGQIILITPIVIAFTIAAVGRIDDRYRRTALTLGASPWQVALVILREARFSIMAAIVAAFGRVISEIGISMMLGGNAKGFTRTMTTAMALEYDKGEFVLALGLGIVLLAISLAVNVLMGYAQGRTQR